One window of the Etheostoma spectabile isolate EspeVRDwgs_2016 chromosome 16, UIUC_Espe_1.0, whole genome shotgun sequence genome contains the following:
- the zfand5b gene encoding AN1-type zinc finger protein 5b isoform X1: MAQETNQSPVPMLCANGCGFYGNPRTNGMCSVCHKEHLSRQNNGGVGSMSVMGSGSGPTVEASAIQRLGATLNNAAAAAVAAAEVAAEAAASAEAAASVAFSGVSTTMSVTQQMTEMSLCCEEKGASGSNVELTEPVLTQPTFSASHPSTAGSRESKTPEPLKPKKNRCFMCRKKVGLTERPCIKDPAKGISFDCRCGNLFCGLHRYSDKHNCPYDYKAEAADKIRKENPVVVADKIQRI; this comes from the exons ATGGCCCAGGAAACCAATCAGAGCCCAGTTCCTATGCTCTGTGCTAATGGCTGTGGTTTCTATGGCAACCCTAGGACTAATGGCATGTGCTCCGTGTGCCACAAGGAGCACCTGTCAAGGCAGAACAATGGAGGAGTCGGTTCTATGAGTGTTATGG GCAGCGGCAGTGGCCCCACAGTCGAGGCTTCTGCCATCCAGAGGTTAGGGGCCACCTTGAATAATGCTGCAGCGGCTGCCGTGGCTGCTGCAGAGGTGGCAGCTGAGGCCGCAGCTTCTGCTGAGGCTGCTGCCTCCGTGGCTTTCAG TGGGGTTTCAACTACCATGTCTGTAACACAGCAGATGACTGAGATGAGCCTCTGCTGTGAGGAGAAAGGGGCATCAGGGAGCAACGTGGAGCTCACAGAGCCAG TGTTGACTCAGCCCACATTCTCAGCCTCTCATCCCTCCACGGCTGGCAGCAGGGAGTCCAAAACCCCGGAGCCCCTAAAACCCAAGAAGAATCGCTGCTTTATGTGCCGCAAAAAGGTTGGCCTTACAG AACGTCCTTGCATAAAAGATCCCGCAAAAGGCATCA GTTTCGACTGCCGCTGTGGGAATCTGTTCTGTGGACTTCACCGTTACTCCGATAAGCACAACTGTCCGTACGACTACAAAGCTGAAGCTGCTGACAAGATTCGCAAAGAGAACCCTGTGGTTGTTGCCGACAAGATCCAGAGAATATGA
- the zfand5b gene encoding AN1-type zinc finger protein 5b isoform X2, which produces MAQETNQSPVPMLCANGCGFYGNPRTNGMCSVCHKEHLSRQNNGGVGSMSVMGSGSGPTVEASAIQRLGATLNNAAAAAVAAAEVAAEAAASAEAAASVAFSGVSTTMSVTQQMTEMSLCCEEKGASGSNVELTEPVLTQPTFSASHPSTAGSRESKTPEPLKPKKNRCFMCRKKVGLTGFDCRCGNLFCGLHRYSDKHNCPYDYKAEAADKIRKENPVVVADKIQRI; this is translated from the exons ATGGCCCAGGAAACCAATCAGAGCCCAGTTCCTATGCTCTGTGCTAATGGCTGTGGTTTCTATGGCAACCCTAGGACTAATGGCATGTGCTCCGTGTGCCACAAGGAGCACCTGTCAAGGCAGAACAATGGAGGAGTCGGTTCTATGAGTGTTATGG GCAGCGGCAGTGGCCCCACAGTCGAGGCTTCTGCCATCCAGAGGTTAGGGGCCACCTTGAATAATGCTGCAGCGGCTGCCGTGGCTGCTGCAGAGGTGGCAGCTGAGGCCGCAGCTTCTGCTGAGGCTGCTGCCTCCGTGGCTTTCAG TGGGGTTTCAACTACCATGTCTGTAACACAGCAGATGACTGAGATGAGCCTCTGCTGTGAGGAGAAAGGGGCATCAGGGAGCAACGTGGAGCTCACAGAGCCAG TGTTGACTCAGCCCACATTCTCAGCCTCTCATCCCTCCACGGCTGGCAGCAGGGAGTCCAAAACCCCGGAGCCCCTAAAACCCAAGAAGAATCGCTGCTTTATGTGCCGCAAAAAGGTTGGCCTTACAG GTTTCGACTGCCGCTGTGGGAATCTGTTCTGTGGACTTCACCGTTACTCCGATAAGCACAACTGTCCGTACGACTACAAAGCTGAAGCTGCTGACAAGATTCGCAAAGAGAACCCTGTGGTTGTTGCCGACAAGATCCAGAGAATATGA
- the ccnb1 gene encoding G2/mitotic-specific cyclin-B1 isoform X1: protein MALRVTRNRLASTKADLGGKACSVAGPTKPRAALGEIGNLAVNKEVTLQKKNSKAEPTKKIKTTKVVKAVVQQENVVPVKPEQVLPEPASPTPMETSGCAPADLCQAFSDVMLHTAVRDVDADDYDNPMLCSDYVKDIYKYLRLLEVEQNVRPTYLQGQEVTGNMRAILIDWLVQVSLKFRLLQETMYMTVGIIDRFLQDHPVPKKQLQLVGVTAMFLASKYEEMYPPEISDFAYVTDKAYTTAQIRDMEMTILRTLKFQLGRPLPLQFLRRASKIYEVTAEQHTLAKYLLELTMIDYDMVHFPPSMVASAALALTLKILDAGEWDVTLQHYMDYTAESLFPVMAHIAKNVVKVNDGQTKHLAIKGKYSTSKQMRIATISQLKSSVVKELAKQPV from the exons ATGGCTCTTCGAGTGACCAGA AACCGCTTGGCTTCTACTAAGGCTGACCTCGGTGGTAAGGCCTGCTCGGTCGCTGGTCCCACGAAGCCTCGCGCTGCGCTGGGCGAAATCGGAAATCTCGCCGTTAACAAAGAAGTCACGTTACAGAAAAAG aataGCAAGGCAGAGCCTACTAAAAAGATCAAGACCACCAAAGTCGTCAAAGCAGTTGTACAACAAGAAAATGTTGTTCCTGTTAAACCTGAG CAGGTTCTCCCTGAACCAGCATCCCCCACTCCAATGGAGACTTCTGGCTGTGCTCCTGCTGACCTCTGTCAGGCTTTCTCTGATGTCATGCTCCACACTGCTGTCCGGGATGTGGATGCAGATGACTATGACAACCCCATGCTCTGCAGTGACTACGTGAAAGACATCTACAAGTACCTCAGACTGCTTGAG GTTGAGCAGAACGTCAGGCCCACTTATCTGCAAGGTCAGGAGGTGACTGGTAACATGCGGGCCATTCTCATTGACTGGCTTGTGCAAGTGAGCCTAAAGTTTCGTCTGCTGCAGGAGACTATGTACATGACTGTGGGAATCATTGACCGCTTTCTTCAG GATCACCCAGTTCCCAAGAAGCAGCTGCAGCTGGTCGGCGTGACTGCCATGTTCCTTGCTTCCAAATACGAGGAGATGTATCCCCCAGAGATCTCAGACTTTGCCTATGTGACAGACAAGGCCTACACCACTGCCCAGATCAGGGACATGGAGATGACCATTCTTCGGACCCTCAAGTTCCAACTAGGCCGCCCTCTTCCCCTGCAGTTTCTCAGAAGGGCCTCAAAGATTTATGAA GTAACTGCTGAGCAACACACCCTCGCAAAATACCTCCTGGAGCTTACCATGATTGACTATGACATGGTTCACTTCCCACCTTCCATGGTAGCGAGCGCTGCGTTGGCTCTCACCCTCAAGATCTTGGATGCTGGTGAATGG GATGTGACACTGCAGCACTACATGGACTACACTGCAGAGAGTTTGTTTCCTGTGATGGCACACATTGCCAAGAATGTTGTGAAGGTGAACGATGGGCAGACCAAGCACTTG GCAATCAAAGGCAAATATTCCACTTCAAAGCAGATGAGAATTGCCACCATCTCACAGCTAAAGTCTTCAGTGGTGAAGGAACTTGCAAAGCAGCCCGTTTAG
- the ccnb1 gene encoding G2/mitotic-specific cyclin-B1 isoform X2, giving the protein MALRVTRNRLASTKADLGGKACSVAGPTKPRAALGEIGNLAVNKEVTLQKKNSKAEPTKKIKTTKVVKAVVQQENVVPVKPEVLPEPASPTPMETSGCAPADLCQAFSDVMLHTAVRDVDADDYDNPMLCSDYVKDIYKYLRLLEVEQNVRPTYLQGQEVTGNMRAILIDWLVQVSLKFRLLQETMYMTVGIIDRFLQDHPVPKKQLQLVGVTAMFLASKYEEMYPPEISDFAYVTDKAYTTAQIRDMEMTILRTLKFQLGRPLPLQFLRRASKIYEVTAEQHTLAKYLLELTMIDYDMVHFPPSMVASAALALTLKILDAGEWDVTLQHYMDYTAESLFPVMAHIAKNVVKVNDGQTKHLAIKGKYSTSKQMRIATISQLKSSVVKELAKQPV; this is encoded by the exons ATGGCTCTTCGAGTGACCAGA AACCGCTTGGCTTCTACTAAGGCTGACCTCGGTGGTAAGGCCTGCTCGGTCGCTGGTCCCACGAAGCCTCGCGCTGCGCTGGGCGAAATCGGAAATCTCGCCGTTAACAAAGAAGTCACGTTACAGAAAAAG aataGCAAGGCAGAGCCTACTAAAAAGATCAAGACCACCAAAGTCGTCAAAGCAGTTGTACAACAAGAAAATGTTGTTCCTGTTAAACCTGAG GTTCTCCCTGAACCAGCATCCCCCACTCCAATGGAGACTTCTGGCTGTGCTCCTGCTGACCTCTGTCAGGCTTTCTCTGATGTCATGCTCCACACTGCTGTCCGGGATGTGGATGCAGATGACTATGACAACCCCATGCTCTGCAGTGACTACGTGAAAGACATCTACAAGTACCTCAGACTGCTTGAG GTTGAGCAGAACGTCAGGCCCACTTATCTGCAAGGTCAGGAGGTGACTGGTAACATGCGGGCCATTCTCATTGACTGGCTTGTGCAAGTGAGCCTAAAGTTTCGTCTGCTGCAGGAGACTATGTACATGACTGTGGGAATCATTGACCGCTTTCTTCAG GATCACCCAGTTCCCAAGAAGCAGCTGCAGCTGGTCGGCGTGACTGCCATGTTCCTTGCTTCCAAATACGAGGAGATGTATCCCCCAGAGATCTCAGACTTTGCCTATGTGACAGACAAGGCCTACACCACTGCCCAGATCAGGGACATGGAGATGACCATTCTTCGGACCCTCAAGTTCCAACTAGGCCGCCCTCTTCCCCTGCAGTTTCTCAGAAGGGCCTCAAAGATTTATGAA GTAACTGCTGAGCAACACACCCTCGCAAAATACCTCCTGGAGCTTACCATGATTGACTATGACATGGTTCACTTCCCACCTTCCATGGTAGCGAGCGCTGCGTTGGCTCTCACCCTCAAGATCTTGGATGCTGGTGAATGG GATGTGACACTGCAGCACTACATGGACTACACTGCAGAGAGTTTGTTTCCTGTGATGGCACACATTGCCAAGAATGTTGTGAAGGTGAACGATGGGCAGACCAAGCACTTG GCAATCAAAGGCAAATATTCCACTTCAAAGCAGATGAGAATTGCCACCATCTCACAGCTAAAGTCTTCAGTGGTGAAGGAACTTGCAAAGCAGCCCGTTTAG